A genomic stretch from Anoplopoma fimbria isolate UVic2021 breed Golden Eagle Sablefish chromosome 8, Afim_UVic_2022, whole genome shotgun sequence includes:
- the LOC129094709 gene encoding potassium voltage-gated channel subfamily V member 2-like, whose translation MASETATLQRCLQNRRSTINCLSKGVEDNQTFPFSQEKTVKAWTSLEILDIPDIKADERPKQPQSISVNVGGKVFHIPKQCAANYPNTRIGSLALCRDRAKLLTLCDDYSVRKDEFFFDRDPAFFHHICHFYTSGVLWVIREMCPIHFEEEIAYWGLSLKYTQRCCWMMLEEKLDEVKDYLKVERELMAELEVKYDEECFKDMVFGNMRKTLWDLVENPYSSTLAKAFTILSNLFVLFSIVAMSLNTVEELKVYQINGKTHMEWVEIITIVFFTFEYLIRLVTTPDVTMFLKCGLNFVDMVAVVPYFIQIIFEVFTDTENANAQDLTAMARVSKLSHVLKVLKLLRIFRILKLARHSTGMRAFGFTLRQCYQQASCILLFIAMGIFTFSALLHSAERGTEGSPISSIPYAWWWAAVSISTVGYGDVVPVTILGRIVAFGCISFGIILNGMPISFLFNKFSDYYAKLKAEEYNIKSVEKRFQLKKRLQRRMQMCFHYSEEDNTDSRCDCHR comes from the exons ATGGCTTCAGAGACGGCTACACTGCAGAGATGTTTGCAAAACCGTCGCTCGACCATCAACTGTCTATCAAAGGGTGTAGAGGACAACCAAACATTCCCATTTTCTCAGGAGAAAACAGTTAAAGCATGGACATCTCTGGAGATTCTGGACATTCCTGACATCAAAGCAGACGAGAGACCCAAACAACCACAGAGCATCAGTGTTAATGTCGGAGGGAAAGTGTTTCATATCCCCAAACAGTGTGCCGCTAACTATCCTAACACCCGAATAGGCTCATTGGCCCTCTGCAGGGACAGAGCGAAACTCCTCACACTGTGTGACGATTACTCTGTACGTAAGGACGAGTTCTTCTTTGACCGTGACCCTGCCTTCTTCCACCACATCTGCCATTTCTACACAAGCGGAGTGCTGTGGGTCATACGGGAAATGTGCCCCATCCACTTCGAGGAAGAGATTGCATACTGGGGCTTGAGCCTGAAGTACACCCAGCGCTGCTGCTGGATGATGTTGGAGGAGAAGCTGGATGAGGTGAAAGACTACCTGAAGGTGGAGAGGGAGCTGATGGCAGAGCTAGAGGTAAAGTATGACGAAGAGTGTTTCAAGGACATGGTCTTTGGGAATATGCGCAAGACCCTGTGGGACCTTGTGGAGAATCCGTACTCTTCAACCCTTGCGAAGGCTTTCACGATTCTCTCAAACCTTTTTGTGCTCTTCTCCATCGTCGCAATGAGTCTAAACACCGTTGAGGAACTTAAAGTGTATCAAATCAACGGTAAAACCCACATGGAATGGGTAGAGATCATCACCATTGTGTTCTTCACCTTTGAATATTTAATTCGTCTTGTCACCACTCCTGACGTGacaatgtttttgaaatgtggaCTCAACTTCGTGGACATGGTGGCAGTCGTACCTTATTTCATCCAGATCATCTTTGAGGTCTTCACTGACACTGAGAATGCGAATGCACAGGACCTCACGGCCATGGCCCGGGTCAGCAAGCTCAGCCACGTTCTCAAAGTTCTCAAGCTGCTGCGGATTTTTCGGATCTTGAAGCTGGCTCGACACTCCACTGGAATGAGAGCGTTTGGGTTCACCCTGCGGCAGTGTTACCAGCAGGCCTCTTGCATTCTTCTCTTCATTGCCATGGGAATCTTCACTTTCTCTGCTCTCCTTCATTCAGCAGAGAGGGGAACTGAGGGATCTCCTATCAGCAGTATCCCATATGCCTGGTGGTGGGCTGCA GTCAGCATCTCCACTGTGGGCTACGGGGATGTGGTACCTGTGACTATTTTGGGCCGCATTGTGGCCTTTGGCTGCATCTCTTTTGGTATCATCCTAAATGGTATGCCGATCTCTTTCCTCTTTAACAAGTTCTCTGATTACTACGCTAAGCTAAAAGCAGAGGAGTACAACATTAAGTCAGTGGAGAAGCGCTTTCAGCTAAAGAAGCGCCTCCAACGCagaatgcaaatgtgttttcattactCGGAAGAAGACAATACAGACAGCCGCTGTGACTGCCACCGTTGA